The following are from one region of the Hemitrygon akajei chromosome 31, sHemAka1.3, whole genome shotgun sequence genome:
- the LOC140718963 gene encoding guanylate-binding protein 1-like isoform X2 — translation MEKPLQLVYNNDGKLQINTEALKVLQSIEVPMVVVSVVGAARTGKSYLMNCLAGDKSGFSVDSTVQAHTKGIWMWCQSLPQRPNEVLLLLDTEGLGDPEKGDTANDHSIYLLAILLSSILIYNGKNKIDQQSLQDLHFVTKLSKRIQMKAQPDGSDSWDLIRFFPEFVWVIRDLTLDMKIDGKEATPNEYLEYSLKLRDRFVALTKAYVGMMADGVLPCVESSFAKILEVENQAAVDEALKFYDDEMKKFSEYNCLTMSALTEYYNMKSREAFNIFHKRSMSNSGKHIEQLEDKMSSTYMSLMVKIKEKSEEQCKAHLAKEMSSIKENLASGRYRRPGGFQELMKDLDKAITAYKEKTKNEIEGSAVLTHFLKKEKP, via the exons atggagaaaccCTTGCAGTTGGTTTATAACAATGATGGGAAGCTGCAAATTAACACAGAGGCTTTGAAGGTCCTCCAGTCCATTGAAGTTCCAATGGTTGTTGTGTCTGTGGTTGGTGCTGCTCGTACAGGGAAGTCCTACCTCATGAACTGTCTCGCGGGAGACAAGAGTG GATTCTCAGTGGATTCAACCGTCCAGGCTCACACCAAAGGAATCTGGATGTGGTGTCAATCCCTCCCTCAGAGACCCAATGAGGTCCTCCTGTTGTTGGACACCGAGGGTCTGGGAGATCCTGAGAAG GGAGACACTGCCAATGATCATTCCATCTATTTACTGGCTATCCTTCTGAGCAGCATCCTCATCTACAATGGTAAAAATAAAATTGACCAGCAATCCCTGCAAGACCTACA TTTTGTGACTAAACTGTCCAAGCGGATCCAGATGAAGGCCCAGCCCGATGGCTCTGACAGTTGGGACCTTATCCGTTTCTTCCCTGAATTTGTCTGGGTGATCCGTGATTTGACACTGGATATGAAGATCGATGGAAAAGAAGCGACTCCAAATGAGTACCTAGAGTACAGTCTGAAACTGAGGGACA GATTTGTTGCATTGACCAAGGCATACGTGGGCATGATGGCGGATGGTGTCCTACCGTGTGTGGAGAGCAGCTTTGCCAAAATACTGGAGGTGGAAAATCAAGCAGCAGTAGATGAAGCCCTGAAATTTTATGATGATGAAATGAAAAAATTCTCAGAATATAACTGCCTTACTATGAGCGCACTCACAGAGTATTACAATATGAAGAGCAGAGAGGCATTCAACATCTTCCACAAAAGATCCATGAGCAACAGTGGCAAACACATCGAACAGCTGGAG GACAAGATGAGTTCCACTTACATGTCTCTCATGGTCAAGATCAAGGAAAAGTCAGAAGAGCAATGTAAGGCACATCTAGCAAAAGAAATGTCATCAATTAAAGAAAACCTGGCATCTGGACGTTACCGGAGACCTGGTGGTTTCCAAgagctgatgaaggatcttgataaGGCCATCACGGCGTATAAAGAAAAGACTAAGAATGAGATAGAG GGGTCAGCTGTCCTCACCCACTTCCTGAAGAAGGAAAAACCCTGA
- the LOC140718963 gene encoding guanylate-binding protein 1-like isoform X1, whose amino-acid sequence MEKPLQLVYNNDGKLQINTEALKVLQSIEVPMVVVSVVGAARTGKSYLMNCLAGDKSGFSVDSTVQAHTKGIWMWCQSLPQRPNEVLLLLDTEGLGDPEKGDTANDHSIYLLAILLSSILIYNGKNKIDQQSLQDLHFVTKLSKRIQMKAQPDGSDSWDLIRFFPEFVWVIRDLTLDMKIDGKEATPNEYLEYSLKLRDSESSEQDKKYNELRRCIRNHFPSRCCFAFPIPTHGKKLKQLQELEDKNLDKDFIKERQNLINYIHTHKKVKRVLGGQLVTGRRFVALTKAYVGMMADGVLPCVESSFAKILEVENQAAVDEALKFYDDEMKKFSEYNCLTMSALTEYYNMKSREAFNIFHKRSMSNSGKHIEQLEDKMSSTYMSLMVKIKEKSEEQCKAHLAKEMSSIKENLASGRYRRPGGFQELMKDLDKAITAYKEKTKNEIEGSAVLTHFLKKEKP is encoded by the exons atggagaaaccCTTGCAGTTGGTTTATAACAATGATGGGAAGCTGCAAATTAACACAGAGGCTTTGAAGGTCCTCCAGTCCATTGAAGTTCCAATGGTTGTTGTGTCTGTGGTTGGTGCTGCTCGTACAGGGAAGTCCTACCTCATGAACTGTCTCGCGGGAGACAAGAGTG GATTCTCAGTGGATTCAACCGTCCAGGCTCACACCAAAGGAATCTGGATGTGGTGTCAATCCCTCCCTCAGAGACCCAATGAGGTCCTCCTGTTGTTGGACACCGAGGGTCTGGGAGATCCTGAGAAG GGAGACACTGCCAATGATCATTCCATCTATTTACTGGCTATCCTTCTGAGCAGCATCCTCATCTACAATGGTAAAAATAAAATTGACCAGCAATCCCTGCAAGACCTACA TTTTGTGACTAAACTGTCCAAGCGGATCCAGATGAAGGCCCAGCCCGATGGCTCTGACAGTTGGGACCTTATCCGTTTCTTCCCTGAATTTGTCTGGGTGATCCGTGATTTGACACTGGATATGAAGATCGATGGAAAAGAAGCGACTCCAAATGAGTACCTAGAGTACAGTCTGAAACTGAGGGACA GTGAGAGCAGTGAGCAGGACAAGAAATATAATGAACTCCGCAGGTGTATCCGCAATCATTTTCCCTCACGTTGCTGCTTTGCATTTCCCATTCCGACACATGGGAAGAAACTCAAGCAGCTCCAGGAACTGGAGGACAAGAATCTGGATAAGGATTTCATCAAGGAGCGGCAGAACCTCATCAATTACATTCACACCCACAAGAAAGTCAAGAGAGTTCTTGGGGGTCAGCTGGTCACGGGCAGGA GATTTGTTGCATTGACCAAGGCATACGTGGGCATGATGGCGGATGGTGTCCTACCGTGTGTGGAGAGCAGCTTTGCCAAAATACTGGAGGTGGAAAATCAAGCAGCAGTAGATGAAGCCCTGAAATTTTATGATGATGAAATGAAAAAATTCTCAGAATATAACTGCCTTACTATGAGCGCACTCACAGAGTATTACAATATGAAGAGCAGAGAGGCATTCAACATCTTCCACAAAAGATCCATGAGCAACAGTGGCAAACACATCGAACAGCTGGAG GACAAGATGAGTTCCACTTACATGTCTCTCATGGTCAAGATCAAGGAAAAGTCAGAAGAGCAATGTAAGGCACATCTAGCAAAAGAAATGTCATCAATTAAAGAAAACCTGGCATCTGGACGTTACCGGAGACCTGGTGGTTTCCAAgagctgatgaaggatcttgataaGGCCATCACGGCGTATAAAGAAAAGACTAAGAATGAGATAGAG GGGTCAGCTGTCCTCACCCACTTCCTGAAGAAGGAAAAACCCTGA